In one Anaerolineae bacterium genomic region, the following are encoded:
- a CDS encoding DUF951 domain-containing protein, with amino-acid sequence MPLDVHLDDEVKLRKPHPCGANHWLVVRVGADIGLKCMKCGRKILVPRSVFEKRFKSFIKRSRPTLDDIATGLARKT; translated from the coding sequence ATGCCGTTAGATGTGCACCTTGATGACGAGGTAAAGCTGCGAAAACCTCATCCATGCGGGGCCAACCACTGGCTCGTGGTCAGGGTGGGGGCCGATATTGGCCTTAAGTGCATGAAGTGTGGCCGGAAAATCCTTGTGCCTCGTTCGGTCTTTGAAAAGCGCTTCAAATCCTTTATAAAGCGCAGCCGACCCACTTTGGATGATATAGCCACAGGACTTGCCCGGAAAACCTGA
- a CDS encoding aminotransferase class V-fold PLP-dependent enzyme, whose protein sequence is MSIIYLDNAATSFPKPPQVVEAIVRFLTRVGANPGRSGHRLSVEAGRIVYETREALAELFGISDPLRIVFGHNATEMLNLVLTGFLRPGDHVITSSMEHNSVMRPLRALEKNGVEISVLKCSPEGLLDPVDLERAIRPSTRLIVLNHASNVTGTILPVREAGKLARQYGAYLLVDAAQTAGAHPIDVEADGIDFLAFTGHKSLLGPTGTGGLYIGPRVPLEELKPLKRGGTGSRSELEEQPDFLPDKYESGTLNAAGLAGLGAGVRFILERGVEEIRCHELRLTALLLEGLSSIERVRLYGPSDLSLRIGIVSFNVEGLEPSDVAFALDEEFGIMCRPGLHCAPSAHRTMGTFPKGTVRFSIGFFNTVEEVEKAIEAIKKIARR, encoded by the coding sequence ATGAGCATTATTTACCTTGATAACGCCGCCACTTCTTTCCCTAAACCACCTCAGGTGGTAGAAGCAATAGTTCGTTTTCTCACCAGAGTTGGAGCTAATCCTGGTCGTTCCGGGCACCGCCTATCAGTAGAGGCCGGCCGAATTGTCTACGAAACGAGAGAAGCCCTGGCTGAACTCTTCGGCATATCCGATCCTCTCCGCATAGTCTTCGGTCACAATGCTACCGAGATGCTGAACCTGGTCCTTACGGGTTTCCTCCGCCCAGGGGATCACGTAATAACCAGCTCCATGGAGCACAATTCAGTGATGCGGCCCCTGCGGGCCCTGGAGAAGAATGGGGTTGAAATCTCAGTGCTCAAGTGTTCCCCTGAGGGCTTGCTTGACCCAGTGGATCTGGAAAGAGCCATACGTCCCAGCACTCGCCTTATAGTTCTGAACCATGCCTCCAACGTCACCGGGACGATTTTGCCGGTAAGGGAAGCCGGGAAACTCGCTCGCCAGTATGGGGCATACCTTCTGGTGGATGCCGCTCAGACAGCCGGAGCCCATCCCATTGATGTAGAAGCCGATGGCATAGATTTTCTAGCTTTTACCGGCCACAAGAGCCTTCTCGGCCCCACCGGAACTGGAGGCCTCTACATCGGGCCAAGGGTTCCTCTGGAGGAGTTAAAACCTCTAAAACGAGGTGGTACTGGTTCCCGGAGCGAGTTGGAAGAGCAGCCTGATTTCCTGCCCGATAAATACGAAAGCGGGACTTTAAACGCAGCAGGCCTTGCAGGCTTAGGAGCGGGGGTCCGGTTTATACTGGAAAGAGGGGTTGAAGAAATCCGCTGCCACGAATTGCGGCTCACCGCTCTCCTGCTGGAAGGCCTCTCTTCCATTGAAAGGGTCAGGCTCTATGGCCCTTCAGATCTTTCCCTGAGGATAGGAATCGTTTCCTTCAACGTGGAAGGATTAGAACCATCTGATGTAGCTTTTGCCTTAGATGAAGAATTCGGGATAATGTGCAGGCCTGGCCTTCATTGTGCCCCGTCTGCCCACAGGACCATGGGTACTTTTCCGAAGGGCACAGTGCGCTTCTCCATAGGCTTTTTCAATACGGTAGAAGAAGTGGAAAAAGCTATAGAAGCCATAAAGAAAATCGCAAGGAGGTGA